One stretch of Streptomyces peucetius DNA includes these proteins:
- a CDS encoding non-ribosomal peptide synthetase, with amino-acid sequence MTSHPHSRTGPTGPGHESPRTPGEPTGPAAPPAPLTPAQQQTWLLGMLAPGRTATHVSAGLGLAGDTDRPALLEALRGAAATHLSPGARFTVAGGMPVRLSADLVELPVQYSDVSGLDEDERSRRVREASAEALRAPFDPESGPLSRALLIRSGPAEHLLVLVAHRLIADHALLEQVLRDMAAAYGALTGKGAASQTPSPAAREASGAGGHPVDQVPAPASAGPADRPAELPPVPELPLDRPRPARRALDAGCVAFGIPRGTAAALRTLGARQGAELHHVLLAVYLVLLHRYSGQTALAVAVPVAGAAGTASETTAAVRCEVLPGVHLDELVARVRADAARARPTPAPAAELLTRPGFSYRAAPRIGELPGIRTWFPDAPVTHVLGDLALDFVEGEDGVTGRLLFAEDVFDPATARRTARHYLTLLDAAVEDPRRVVSALRLLTEEEERTIAELNGVRGDLPDMTFHQLFERQAGRTPDAVAVRSQDGTLTYRELNALANQQADLLRHLGVGPETTVGICMERGRRMVVALLGVLKAGGAYVPLDPRDPAERRDTILTDAQVGVVICTDPAPAAGYETVVLDADCTVLKGRPAHDLATPASAPEHAAYLLYTSGSTGKPKGVVVENRQLVGYTRAVIERLGIDGPLSWAMVQPLTVDSSVTALMPPLSTGGEVHLLSREHALDAARMADWMRTHAVDCLKIAPSHLRALQASARFADLLPRRLLVIGGEASDWQWMTALQRSVPHCRVFNHYGPTETTVGVLTLAVAEHLDAQWDTAPIGVPLPNSQAHVVDAEGRPVPFGVAGELILGGTNLARGYHRRDELTSAAFVPDTLGGPEGARLYRTGDIVRRLADGSLAFLGRRDDQIKIRGFRVTLGEIEAALTSHEAVRGAVVVVREDTPGDRRVVAYAELSPPGAVSPQELERHVRERVSPHMVPQATVVLDALPLTPHGKVDRSALPVPAAAGGAGPAGLPPQGEVERQVAQAWREVLRTDAVGVDQNFFDVGGHSLLLVELQHRLQAVAGRDIELLDLFRHTSVRTQAAFLSAGGEPPAPDTPPRARGAQQNALMKRRQQQLRAKRGRHD; translated from the coding sequence ATGACGTCCCATCCTCACTCCCGGACCGGGCCGACCGGCCCCGGGCACGAAAGCCCACGGACGCCCGGCGAGCCGACCGGGCCCGCTGCGCCGCCCGCACCCCTCACCCCGGCCCAGCAGCAGACCTGGCTGCTCGGCATGCTCGCTCCGGGCCGCACTGCCACCCACGTCTCCGCCGGGCTCGGGCTGGCCGGAGACACGGACCGGCCGGCGCTCCTGGAGGCACTGCGCGGGGCCGCTGCCACCCACCTGTCACCCGGCGCGCGCTTCACCGTCGCCGGCGGGATGCCCGTGCGCCTCTCGGCGGACCTGGTGGAACTGCCGGTCCAGTACTCCGACGTGAGCGGCCTCGACGAGGACGAACGGAGCCGCCGGGTGCGGGAGGCGTCGGCCGAAGCGCTCCGCGCGCCCTTCGACCCGGAGAGCGGCCCGCTCTCCCGCGCCCTGCTCATCCGGAGCGGACCCGCCGAACACCTCCTCGTCCTCGTGGCGCACCGGCTGATCGCGGACCACGCCCTCCTCGAGCAGGTCCTGCGGGACATGGCGGCCGCCTACGGAGCCCTGACCGGGAAAGGGGCCGCGTCGCAGACCCCCTCGCCCGCGGCCCGTGAGGCATCGGGCGCCGGGGGCCACCCGGTGGACCAGGTCCCGGCCCCGGCTTCCGCCGGGCCGGCGGACCGGCCAGCCGAGCTGCCGCCGGTCCCCGAGCTCCCCCTGGACCGGCCCCGCCCCGCGCGGCGCGCCCTCGACGCCGGCTGCGTGGCGTTCGGCATCCCGCGGGGGACCGCCGCCGCGCTGCGCACGCTCGGCGCGCGGCAGGGTGCGGAGCTGCACCACGTACTGCTCGCTGTGTACCTCGTCCTCCTGCACCGCTACAGCGGCCAGACCGCACTCGCCGTGGCCGTTCCCGTGGCAGGTGCCGCGGGAACGGCCTCCGAGACCACGGCCGCGGTCCGGTGCGAGGTCCTCCCGGGCGTGCACCTGGACGAGCTGGTGGCCCGGGTGCGGGCTGACGCGGCACGTGCCCGGCCGACCCCGGCGCCCGCCGCGGAACTGCTCACCAGGCCGGGCTTCTCCTACCGGGCGGCGCCCCGCATCGGTGAACTGCCCGGCATCCGGACCTGGTTCCCGGACGCCCCCGTCACGCACGTGCTCGGCGATCTCGCGCTGGATTTCGTCGAGGGGGAGGACGGGGTGACGGGGCGCCTGCTGTTCGCGGAGGACGTGTTCGACCCCGCCACCGCACGGCGGACGGCACGGCACTACCTGACGCTGCTGGACGCCGCCGTCGAGGACCCCCGTCGTGTCGTCTCCGCGCTCCGCCTCCTCACCGAGGAGGAGGAACGCACGATCGCCGAGCTGAACGGCGTCCGGGGCGACCTCCCGGACATGACGTTCCACCAGCTCTTCGAGAGGCAGGCGGGCAGGACGCCCGACGCGGTCGCGGTCCGGTCGCAGGACGGGACCCTCACCTACCGGGAGCTGAACGCCCTGGCCAACCAGCAGGCCGACCTGCTGCGGCACCTGGGCGTCGGCCCGGAGACCACCGTCGGCATCTGCATGGAGCGCGGCCGGCGGATGGTCGTGGCCCTGCTGGGCGTGCTCAAGGCAGGGGGCGCCTACGTACCCCTGGATCCGCGGGACCCGGCGGAGCGCCGGGACACGATCCTCACCGACGCCCAGGTCGGCGTCGTGATCTGCACGGATCCCGCGCCGGCCGCGGGGTACGAGACGGTCGTACTGGACGCGGACTGCACCGTGCTGAAAGGCCGTCCGGCACACGATCTCGCGACACCGGCCTCGGCGCCGGAGCACGCCGCCTACCTCCTCTACACCTCGGGCTCCACCGGCAAGCCCAAGGGGGTGGTCGTGGAGAACCGCCAACTGGTCGGTTACACGCGGGCGGTCATCGAGCGTCTGGGCATCGACGGACCCCTGAGCTGGGCGATGGTCCAGCCTCTCACCGTGGATTCCAGCGTCACGGCCCTGATGCCGCCGCTGTCCACGGGCGGCGAGGTCCATCTGCTGTCCCGCGAGCACGCACTGGACGCGGCCAGGATGGCCGACTGGATGCGGACCCACGCGGTGGACTGCTTGAAGATCGCCCCCTCGCACCTGCGGGCGCTGCAGGCATCGGCCCGCTTCGCGGACCTCCTTCCCCGCCGCCTGCTCGTGATCGGGGGCGAGGCGTCGGACTGGCAGTGGATGACCGCGCTCCAGCGCTCCGTGCCGCACTGCCGGGTGTTCAACCACTACGGTCCGACTGAGACGACCGTGGGTGTCCTCACCCTGGCCGTCGCCGAGCACCTGGACGCGCAGTGGGACACCGCGCCGATCGGTGTCCCCCTTCCGAACTCCCAGGCACACGTGGTCGACGCGGAAGGCCGTCCCGTGCCCTTCGGCGTGGCCGGCGAGCTGATCCTCGGCGGCACGAACCTGGCCCGCGGCTACCACCGCAGGGACGAGCTGACCTCGGCGGCCTTCGTGCCGGACACCCTCGGCGGGCCCGAGGGGGCGCGGCTCTACCGCACCGGCGACATCGTGCGCCGCCTGGCCGACGGCTCCCTCGCCTTCCTGGGACGGCGCGACGACCAGATCAAGATACGCGGCTTCCGCGTGACCCTCGGGGAGATCGAGGCCGCGCTCACCAGCCACGAGGCCGTACGCGGAGCCGTGGTGGTCGTCCGGGAGGACACCCCGGGGGACCGGCGCGTCGTCGCGTACGCCGAGCTGTCCCCGCCCGGGGCGGTCTCCCCCCAGGAGCTCGAAAGGCACGTACGGGAGCGGGTGTCGCCGCACATGGTCCCGCAGGCGACCGTGGTGCTGGACGCCCTGCCGCTGACCCCGCACGGCAAGGTCGACCGCTCCGCGCTGCCCGTCCCGGCGGCCGCCGGAGGGGCCGGCCCGGCCGGACTGCCGCCCCAGGGCGAGGTCGAGCGCCAGGTCGCGCAGGCATGGCGGGAGGTGCTGCGGACCGACGCGGTGGGCGTCGACCAGAACTTCTTCGACGTCGGGGGGCATTCGCTGCTCCTGGTCGAGCTCCAGCACCGCCTCCAGGCCGTCGCGGGCCGCGACATCGAGCTCCTCGACCTGTTCCGGCACACCTCCGTCCGGACGCAGGCGGCCTTCCTCTCCGCGGGAGGGGAGCCCCCCGCGCCCGACACACCCCCCAGAGCCAGGGGAGCCCAGCAGAACGCGCTCATGAAGCGCCGTCAGCAGCAGTTGCGAGCAAAGCGAGGCCGTCATGACTGA
- a CDS encoding 3-hydroxyacyl-CoA dehydrogenase family protein codes for MSVSKIGVIGAGTIGRGVAQSLAQSSFEVVLVDIAESQLVSARSQMERDLRMQGLFRAEKLADDAETILGRITTSTEPEALADVDFVVENVTENWDVKREVYETIDKICRPGVVFAVNTSAVPITRVASVTERPAEVLGLHFMNPVPLMDTVEVVRGYFTSDETLAVAMGLLDATSKEGIVVQDAPGFVTNRVLMLTINEAVFCVQDQVATAEDVDRMFKGCFGHKMGPLETGDLIGLDTILNSLTVMYESFKDSKYRPAPLLQKMVDAKLLGRKTSQGFYTY; via the coding sequence GTGAGCGTGAGCAAGATAGGTGTCATCGGCGCCGGGACGATCGGCCGCGGTGTCGCGCAGTCCCTGGCCCAGTCCTCTTTCGAGGTGGTCCTGGTCGACATCGCGGAGAGCCAGCTCGTGAGTGCCAGGAGCCAGATGGAACGGGACCTGCGTATGCAGGGCCTGTTCCGCGCGGAGAAACTCGCCGACGACGCGGAGACCATTCTGGGTCGCATCACCACCAGCACCGAACCCGAGGCTCTGGCGGACGTCGATTTCGTCGTCGAGAACGTCACCGAGAACTGGGACGTCAAGCGTGAGGTCTACGAGACGATAGACAAGATCTGCCGTCCTGGCGTGGTCTTCGCGGTCAACACCTCGGCCGTTCCGATCACCCGCGTGGCATCGGTCACCGAGCGGCCCGCCGAAGTGCTGGGACTGCACTTCATGAATCCCGTGCCGCTCATGGACACGGTCGAGGTCGTGCGCGGTTACTTCACGTCGGACGAGACACTCGCGGTCGCCATGGGGCTCCTCGATGCCACGAGCAAGGAGGGCATCGTCGTACAGGACGCCCCGGGATTCGTGACCAACAGGGTCCTGATGCTCACCATCAACGAAGCCGTCTTCTGCGTGCAGGACCAGGTCGCCACCGCGGAGGACGTCGACAGGATGTTCAAGGGCTGCTTCGGCCACAAGATGGGCCCCCTGGAAACGGGTGACCTGATCGGGCTGGACACCATTCTGAACTCGCTCACGGTCATGTACGAGAGCTTTAAGGACTCCAAGTACCGGCCCGCCCCCCTGCTGCAGAAGATGGTCGACGCCAAGCTGCTCGGGCGGAAGACGTCCCAGGGCTTCTACACCTACTGA
- a CDS encoding acyl carrier protein, translating to MTHNDVNARIRAFLAPHLGGQEVADGDDIFALGYVNSLFAMQLVLFIEKEFSLQLGAEDMEFDNFRTVSGLVRLVNANTAAAV from the coding sequence ATGACGCACAACGACGTGAACGCCCGTATCCGCGCATTCCTCGCCCCGCACCTGGGTGGTCAGGAAGTCGCCGACGGGGACGACATCTTCGCCCTGGGATACGTCAATTCCCTCTTCGCCATGCAGCTCGTCCTTTTCATCGAGAAGGAGTTCTCCCTGCAGCTCGGCGCCGAGGACATGGAGTTCGACAACTTCCGCACCGTTTCGGGCCTCGTCCGCCTCGTGAACGCGAACACCGCCGCGGCGGTCTGA
- a CDS encoding type I polyketide synthase, with translation MTEQLPDEPGPFEDGLDIAIVGMAGRFPKARTIEEFWSNLKAGHCAATRFDEQHLAELGADAEALADPDFVPVGYLLEDSDKFDAAFFGYSPREAELMDPQHRVLLECAWSALESAGYDPDRYEGLTGVYAGTGNNTYLLFNIASHPDAVEVMGGNQLVIGNRSDFLSSRVSYKLDLRGPSINVQSACSTSLVAVVQACQALLAYQCDTALAGGVAVDVMRRDGYVYREDGIYSPDGYCRTFDARAQGTVGGDGVGMVVLKRLQDAVDDNDHIHAVIRGSAVNNDGAARAGFSAPSAASQADVIATALANADVDPESIRYVEAHGTATLLGDPIEVSALNSAYGGVPRARTALGSVKTNIGHLDSAAGVAGLIKTALVVERGEIPPTLHFERPNPRLGLESGPFYVNSELLPWPQDSGPRRAAVSSFGLGGTNAHLIVEQPPEIPRNSRSGPDTEQLLVLSAKSPEALDTATGELLDHLRAHPGVPLEDVAFTLQQGRREFPYRRALLCGSVDDARDILGAPDDGRLLTASGPQSSSRPVAFVFTGFGAQYPGMGAGLYDQEEVFREALDECAELLLPLLGLDIRPVMLTADTDSASSGRGGAGGMDLRSMLLQPQRSEHPLDSPRLGYAAVFALEYSLARLWGSWGIEPEAMIGHSLGEYVAACLAGVFSLPDALRLVVERARLIEGQGEGAMLAVPLSEAEADRWTSEDVCLAAVNGPQTCVLSGTVEGIEAAGRALLAEGIASRRLTTGFAFHSPMMDPVVAPYTELVRTVRLNPPATPFVSNMSGTWITPEEATSPEYWAEHMRRPVRFADGIGTLWTVPELVVVEVGPGQSMVPGIVQHPAAAAVADRVVVHSLPGVFDRQSDRATMLRAAARLWLAGRAQPFPPVRGARRTPLPTYPFERRRYWVERGTAAPRVPAEARRHTDPAQWFYAPSWQQTAPVPPVDAAGPAAHSWLVFADETGVGGELADRLEGLGATVRTVRAGSEWSRKAEGVYVLDPGSPEHYTRLAEALREEGSPPDRVLHCWSVGNDADHGTDPQDVRALLDRGFHSLLHWAQATESGLSVPQRWDVVSSEVCSVTGEEALCPPKAAVQGIVRVLPQEYPSLTCVHLDLAGGQTAPAAVDAILPALSRPAGERTLALRGRRWWAPTFVAAEQPRRDSAPVRADGVYLITGGLGKIGMLMARALAERERVRLVLLGRTELPSRETWDAPDHPEATRDLIRGVRALEELGSEVMVCAADVSDPVRMREVKEAVVQAYGRVDGLLHCAGTTGAEAHRVVADLGERESAWHFDPKLYGTYVLDEVLADQELDFALLCSSIASLLGGLGFAAYAAANAVLDAFAQRHHGAGQPWSSVNWEAWRFTAAPRDEAGIGSAVQALALDPDEGRRVTDALLAAVPQAQVVVSTSDPVRRREQWVAPAAEAAMPRQQHERPNLRNPYVAPDSDTERQVAVIWQELLGVQSVGVHDNFFELGGSSLLGLQVVHRLRQELSLPVPLTVVYEGPTVRALGRLVDDLRAADGR, from the coding sequence ATGACTGAGCAGCTTCCGGATGAGCCCGGCCCGTTCGAGGACGGTCTCGACATCGCCATCGTGGGTATGGCGGGCCGGTTCCCCAAGGCGCGGACCATCGAGGAGTTCTGGAGCAACCTGAAAGCCGGCCACTGCGCCGCCACCCGGTTCGACGAGCAGCATCTCGCCGAGCTCGGCGCGGACGCCGAAGCCTTGGCCGACCCGGACTTCGTCCCCGTCGGCTACCTGCTCGAGGACAGCGACAAGTTCGACGCGGCGTTCTTCGGCTACTCGCCCCGCGAGGCCGAACTGATGGACCCCCAGCACCGCGTCCTCCTGGAGTGCGCCTGGTCGGCCCTGGAGAGCGCGGGGTACGACCCCGACCGCTACGAGGGCTTGACCGGCGTCTACGCCGGCACGGGGAACAACACCTACCTCCTCTTCAACATCGCCTCCCACCCGGACGCGGTCGAGGTCATGGGCGGGAACCAGCTGGTCATCGGGAACCGCTCGGACTTCCTCAGCAGCAGGGTCTCCTACAAGCTGGACCTGCGCGGCCCCAGCATCAATGTGCAGTCGGCCTGTTCCACTTCCCTGGTCGCGGTCGTCCAGGCATGCCAGGCCCTGCTCGCCTACCAGTGCGACACCGCCCTCGCCGGAGGCGTGGCCGTCGACGTCATGCGTCGCGACGGATATGTCTACCGCGAGGACGGGATCTACTCGCCGGACGGATACTGCCGCACCTTCGACGCCCGGGCCCAGGGCACCGTCGGAGGCGACGGCGTCGGCATGGTGGTGCTCAAGCGCCTGCAGGACGCGGTCGACGACAACGACCACATCCACGCGGTGATCAGGGGCAGCGCCGTCAACAACGACGGCGCCGCGCGAGCGGGATTCAGCGCCCCGAGCGCCGCCTCCCAGGCCGACGTCATCGCCACGGCGCTCGCCAACGCGGACGTGGACCCGGAGAGCATCCGCTACGTCGAGGCGCACGGGACCGCCACCCTCCTCGGCGACCCGATCGAGGTGTCGGCACTCAACTCGGCCTACGGCGGCGTCCCGCGAGCACGGACGGCCCTCGGCTCCGTCAAGACCAACATCGGACACCTCGACTCCGCCGCCGGAGTGGCCGGGCTGATCAAGACCGCCCTGGTCGTGGAACGGGGCGAGATCCCGCCGACCCTGCACTTCGAGCGACCCAACCCGCGGCTCGGCCTGGAATCCGGTCCCTTCTACGTCAACAGCGAGCTCCTGCCCTGGCCCCAGGACAGCGGACCGCGCCGCGCCGCGGTCAGCTCGTTCGGCCTCGGCGGCACGAACGCCCATCTGATCGTCGAGCAGCCCCCTGAGATCCCCCGGAACAGCCGGTCCGGCCCGGACACGGAACAGCTGCTGGTCCTTTCGGCCAAGTCGCCCGAGGCCCTCGACACGGCCACCGGTGAACTCCTCGACCACCTGCGCGCACACCCCGGCGTGCCGCTGGAGGACGTCGCCTTCACCCTCCAACAGGGCCGCAGGGAGTTCCCGTACCGGCGGGCACTGCTGTGCGGGAGCGTCGACGACGCACGGGACATCCTCGGCGCGCCGGACGACGGCAGGCTCCTCACCGCATCCGGCCCCCAGTCCTCCAGCAGGCCCGTCGCCTTCGTCTTCACCGGGTTCGGTGCCCAGTACCCCGGCATGGGCGCAGGTCTCTACGACCAGGAGGAGGTGTTCCGGGAGGCGTTGGACGAGTGCGCGGAGCTCCTGCTGCCCCTGCTCGGCCTGGACATCCGCCCCGTCATGCTCACCGCGGACACCGACTCCGCGAGCAGTGGGCGCGGCGGCGCGGGAGGCATGGACCTGCGGAGCATGCTGCTCCAGCCGCAGCGCAGCGAGCACCCGCTCGACAGCCCCCGCCTCGGCTACGCCGCGGTCTTCGCCCTCGAGTACTCCCTGGCCAGGCTCTGGGGCTCCTGGGGCATCGAGCCGGAGGCCATGATCGGGCACAGCCTCGGCGAGTACGTGGCGGCCTGCCTGGCCGGCGTCTTCTCACTGCCGGACGCGCTGCGCCTGGTGGTGGAACGCGCGAGGCTCATCGAGGGCCAGGGCGAGGGCGCGATGCTCGCGGTACCGCTCTCGGAGGCCGAGGCCGACCGCTGGACGAGCGAGGACGTCTGCCTGGCGGCCGTGAACGGACCGCAGACCTGCGTGCTCTCCGGCACCGTCGAAGGGATCGAGGCGGCCGGCCGCGCGCTCCTGGCGGAGGGCATCGCCTCCCGGCGCCTGACCACCGGCTTCGCCTTCCACTCGCCGATGATGGACCCGGTGGTCGCGCCGTACACGGAGCTGGTGCGAACCGTCCGGCTGAACCCGCCGGCCACGCCCTTCGTCTCCAACATGTCCGGCACGTGGATCACACCGGAGGAGGCCACCAGCCCGGAGTACTGGGCCGAGCACATGCGGCGGCCGGTACGGTTCGCGGACGGCATCGGCACTCTCTGGACCGTTCCCGAACTCGTCGTGGTCGAGGTCGGACCCGGCCAGAGCATGGTGCCCGGGATCGTGCAGCACCCCGCGGCGGCCGCGGTCGCCGACCGGGTCGTGGTGCACTCGCTGCCCGGGGTCTTCGACCGGCAGAGCGACCGCGCCACCATGCTCCGCGCCGCCGCCAGGCTGTGGCTGGCGGGGCGTGCGCAGCCGTTCCCGCCCGTGCGGGGCGCGCGACGCACCCCGCTGCCCACATACCCGTTCGAGCGGCGCCGCTACTGGGTGGAGCGCGGCACGGCAGCGCCCCGCGTACCCGCCGAAGCCCGCCGCCATACGGATCCGGCACAGTGGTTCTACGCCCCGTCCTGGCAGCAGACGGCACCGGTGCCCCCGGTCGACGCGGCCGGGCCGGCCGCGCACAGCTGGCTCGTCTTCGCGGATGAGACAGGAGTCGGCGGCGAACTGGCGGACCGGCTCGAAGGTCTCGGCGCGACGGTGCGCACCGTGCGGGCCGGCAGTGAATGGAGCCGCAAGGCCGAGGGCGTCTACGTGCTCGACCCCGGCAGCCCGGAGCACTACACCCGGCTGGCCGAGGCCCTGCGGGAGGAGGGTTCGCCGCCGGACCGGGTGCTCCACTGCTGGAGCGTGGGGAACGACGCGGACCACGGCACCGACCCGCAGGACGTACGGGCCCTCCTCGACCGGGGGTTCCACTCGCTGCTGCACTGGGCCCAAGCCACCGAGTCCGGGCTGAGCGTGCCGCAGCGGTGGGACGTCGTCTCCAGCGAGGTCTGCTCCGTGACCGGGGAAGAGGCGCTCTGCCCGCCGAAGGCCGCGGTCCAGGGCATCGTCCGGGTCCTCCCGCAGGAGTACCCGTCGCTCACCTGCGTCCATCTCGACCTCGCGGGCGGGCAGACCGCACCGGCGGCCGTGGACGCGATCCTGCCGGCGCTCTCCCGGCCCGCCGGCGAGCGGACGCTCGCGCTGCGCGGACGGCGCTGGTGGGCCCCCACCTTCGTGGCGGCGGAGCAACCGCGCCGCGACTCCGCCCCGGTCCGGGCGGACGGGGTCTACCTGATCACGGGGGGACTGGGGAAGATCGGCATGCTGATGGCCCGGGCCCTCGCCGAGCGGGAACGGGTGCGCCTGGTCCTCCTCGGGCGTACCGAGCTGCCGTCGCGGGAGACCTGGGACGCACCGGACCACCCCGAGGCCACCCGGGACCTGATCCGCGGCGTCCGCGCGCTCGAGGAGCTGGGCTCCGAGGTGATGGTGTGCGCCGCCGACGTCTCCGATCCCGTCCGCATGCGTGAGGTGAAGGAGGCGGTGGTCCAGGCGTACGGCCGGGTCGACGGGCTGCTGCACTGCGCCGGTACGACCGGGGCCGAGGCCCACCGCGTGGTGGCCGACCTCGGCGAACGCGAGAGCGCCTGGCACTTCGACCCGAAGCTGTACGGCACGTACGTCCTCGACGAGGTACTGGCGGACCAGGAACTGGACTTCGCCCTCCTCTGCTCCTCGATCGCCTCCCTCCTCGGCGGCCTCGGGTTCGCCGCGTACGCGGCCGCCAACGCCGTGCTCGACGCCTTCGCGCAGCGCCACCACGGCGCCGGGCAGCCGTGGTCCAGCGTCAACTGGGAGGCATGGCGCTTCACCGCCGCGCCGAGGGACGAGGCCGGCATCGGTTCGGCGGTCCAGGCCCTGGCTCTGGACCCCGACGAGGGACGCCGGGTGACGGACGCCCTGCTGGCCGCGGTCCCGCAGGCGCAGGTCGTGGTCTCCACCTCCGACCCGGTCCGGCGTCGTGAACAGTGGGTCGCGCCCGCCGCGGAGGCCGCCATGCCGCGGCAGCAGCACGAGCGGCCCAACCTCCGCAACCCCTACGTGGCGCCCGACAGTGACACGGAACGGCAGGTCGCCGTGATCTGGCAGGAGCTGCTCGGGGTCCAGAGCGTCGGTGTCCACGACAACTTCTTCGAGCTCGGCGGCAGTTCCCTCCTCGGCCTGCAGGTCGTGCACCGGCTGCGCCAGGAACTCTCCCTGCCCGTGCCGCTGACGGTCGTCTACGAAGGCCCCACCGTCCGCGCCCTGGGCAGGCTCGTCGACGACCTCCGCGCGGCCGACGGCCGGTGA
- a CDS encoding acyl-CoA dehydrogenase family protein: MISQLTPEQREKWASFREFADTTVAPAAESADTQQAMPRTLVKSLGREGWISSLLPAEWGGSSLDPLSYGLMAEEMGRTCQNVRNFVACADMVSHSLWKWGTAAQREKWLGPIAAGEAVAAFALTEPNVGSDAKGVETVVTADGDGYVIRGRKKWISFAEIADICLVFAQYEGRHTAFLVERDTPGLTVEPIRGLLGLRGSALAEVVFDDCRLPADSMVGHPGSGLAFVASTALDIGRYSTAWGCVGLAQACLDAATRHAQDRIQYGTPIIDHQLVQRMLADMVAGSRAARLLCWEAGAAKEQGAFDAVNQTLMAKYFASTTANRVAADAVQILGAQGIGPDAPVGRLFRDAKVMEIIEGTSQLHQAMLGRWSAQIQHPAVGGARTS; the protein is encoded by the coding sequence ATGATCAGTCAACTCACGCCGGAACAGCGCGAGAAGTGGGCCTCCTTCCGCGAGTTCGCCGACACCACGGTGGCACCCGCGGCCGAGTCCGCGGACACACAGCAGGCCATGCCACGGACGCTCGTCAAGAGCCTGGGCAGGGAGGGCTGGATATCCTCGCTCCTCCCCGCGGAGTGGGGAGGCTCGTCGCTGGACCCGCTCAGCTACGGCCTGATGGCCGAGGAGATGGGCCGGACCTGCCAGAACGTGCGCAACTTCGTGGCCTGTGCCGACATGGTGTCGCACTCCCTCTGGAAGTGGGGCACCGCCGCACAGCGCGAGAAGTGGCTCGGGCCCATCGCGGCGGGCGAGGCCGTCGCCGCCTTCGCGCTCACCGAACCCAACGTCGGAAGCGATGCCAAGGGCGTCGAGACGGTGGTGACGGCGGACGGGGACGGCTACGTCATCCGCGGCCGCAAGAAGTGGATCAGCTTCGCCGAAATCGCCGACATCTGCCTGGTGTTCGCCCAGTACGAGGGACGGCACACCGCGTTCCTCGTGGAGCGCGACACCCCCGGCCTGACCGTCGAGCCGATCCGCGGCCTGCTCGGCCTGCGGGGCTCCGCGCTGGCCGAGGTCGTCTTCGACGACTGCCGTCTGCCGGCGGACTCGATGGTGGGCCATCCTGGTTCCGGGCTCGCCTTCGTGGCCTCCACCGCCCTGGACATCGGGCGGTACAGCACGGCATGGGGCTGTGTCGGCCTTGCCCAGGCGTGCCTCGACGCCGCCACTCGCCACGCGCAGGACCGCATCCAGTACGGCACACCGATCATCGACCACCAGCTTGTGCAGCGCATGCTCGCCGACATGGTGGCCGGCTCCCGGGCGGCACGGCTGCTGTGCTGGGAGGCCGGGGCGGCCAAGGAGCAGGGCGCTTTCGACGCCGTGAACCAGACCCTCATGGCCAAGTACTTCGCCTCGACCACCGCCAACCGCGTCGCGGCCGACGCCGTCCAGATCCTCGGAGCCCAGGGCATCGGGCCCGACGCACCCGTCGGACGGCTGTTCCGGGACGCCAAGGTCATGGAGATCATCGAAGGGACGAGCCAGCTCCACCAGGCGATGCTCGGCCGCTGGAGCGCTCAGATTCAGCATCCGGCCGTTGGGGGTGCGCGCACCTCCTGA